In a single window of the Magnolia sinica isolate HGM2019 chromosome 7, MsV1, whole genome shotgun sequence genome:
- the LOC131252188 gene encoding triacylglycerol lipase OBL1-like codes for MIVGAFRGTEPFLAKDWSTDVDFSYMSMSKMEKAHVGFMKALGLQDEKDYLKGWPKDYQGEKDKPLAYYIIREKLKSLLQKQKNAKIVITGHSLGAALAAVFPSMLILHEETTILNSLWGIVTYGQPRVGDETFASYVETNMPVKTCYRVVYRYDVVPRVPFDNPAFKYKHFGWCIYFNGWYAGKVVREEPNKNYFNPIYIVSKYYNAWSDLFKSLFLGRTQGPDFKESGMSFGFRLLGLIIPGLASHGPRDYVNSTRLAKITVSEKEMV; via the exons ATGATCGTCGGAGCCTTCCGTGGTACTGAGCCGTTCCTTGCCAAGGACTGGTCGACCGACGTCGACTTTTCTTATATGAGCATGAGCAAAATGGAAAAAGCCCATGTGGGCTTCATGAAAGCTTTGGGCCTCCAAGATGAGAAGGACTACCTAAAGGGATGGCCCAAGGACTACCAAGGGGAGAAAGACAAGCCCCTGGCTTACTACATCATAAGGGAAAAACTCAAGTCATTgcttcaaaagcaaaagaatgcTAAGATAGTAATCACAGGACATAGCTTAGGTGCTGCACTCGCGGCTGTCTTTCCTTCTATGCTGATTTTACATGAGGAGACTACCATTTTGAATAGCCTGTGGGGCATCGTGACCTATGGGCAGCCTAGGGTTGGAGATGAGACCTTTGCTTCCTATGTGGAAACAAACATGCCTGTAAAGACGTGTTATAGGGTGGTGTACAGGTATGACGTGGTCCCTCGAGTGCCCTTTGATAATCCGGCCTTTAAATACAAGCACTTTGGATGGTGCATCTACTTCAACGGCTGGTATGCTGGAAAG GTGGTGAGGGAGGAGCCCAacaagaactacttcaatccgaTATACATTGTATCAAAGTACTACAATGCATGGTCAGATCTGTTCAAGTCACTCTTCTTGGGCAGAACACAGGGTCCAGATTTCAAGGAAAGTGGAATGTCATTTGGTTTCAGGTTGTTGGGGCTGATAATTCCAGGGCTTGCCTCTCACGGCCCAAGGGACTATGTGAATAGTACAAGGCTTGCGAAAATAACCGTGTCTGAGAAGGAAATGGTTTGA